The sequence CACACCCAGCTGCCCCATCGGACCCTGACCGGCCCCCGGAACGCCCTGCGCGTTGCCCGTGGCCGCCCCGGCGCCGACCGCGCCGATCGCCTGCTCCGCCATCAGCATCTCCGACGACTGCAGCAGCACCGTCCCCGCGCCGACGAACTCGAACTGGTGCTCCTCGCCCGAGCTGCCCCCGATGCCGGTCAGCGAGCGCAGCCCGCCCATCACGCCCGTCATGTAGCCGTGGTCGTAGTGGTGGCACGGCGAAGGGCAGTCGGCCCAGCCCACCAGCGCCTGCGGGTCCACGCGCAGCGGCGGCTCCATGAACACCACCGGTCCGTTGGACGCCGCCACGAACTTCCCGGTTCCGATCAGCGTCAGGAAGCCCGGGACGATCGACTGCTTGAGGGCGAGCGAGGGCTGGTACGCGAGCAGGTTGCCCGACCGGATCGTCAGGTTGCCGTTGTCCAGGTCGTACGAGTTCACGTCGAAGGCCCGGTCGGCCAGCAGCATCTTGCCCGAGCCCTCGGCGACCACCCAGTCACTGGCGTGCAGCGGCGAGTGGAAGCTGGTGCGCAGCAGCCGGTCGAAGCGGCCGTTGCCGATGCCGTTGAACTCGATGTGCCCGTAGTACGAGATCATCTTGCCCTTCTGCAGGAACCACTGGCTCCCCTTGAGCTCCACGCAGAAGGTGTACGCGTTCACGTTGTCGTCGGAGGGCAGCGTGTACGGGTCGTAAACCGTCGGGCCGCCCGGTCCGCCGGTCACAGGGCCAAAGTTCACAGCTTCTCCTCGGAGGCCTGTACGTACACCGCGCCCTGACCGGACAGCTCCAGCTGGAACGCCTCGCCCGAGCCGCGCCCCACCATGTCCCGCCAGCCGAGGGCGGTGGAGAGCTTGTTGCGCACGTCACCGTGGTGGGCGACGTACGCCTGCGGGTCCACGTGGATCGGGCGCTGCGGGGTGATCGGCAGCTCGATGACCCCGCCGTGGGCCATCACGGCGACGGAGCCGTGGCCCTTGAGGGTGGTGGTGAAGAGGCCCTGGCCGGTCACCTGGCCGCGGACCATGCCCATGACCCCGCCCTGGGAGCCCATGAACATCGTGCCCTGCTGGAGGGTGCCGTCGAAGGCGAGCAGCCGGTCCGCCTCGACGTAGAGGGTCTCGCCGGTCAGGTTGATCACCTGGATGTGGTGGCCGCCGTGGCCGAACATCACGGTGCCGCTGCCCTCGACCGCCATCAGCGGGGTCTGCTCGTTCGCCACCCGGCGTCCGATCATGCCCATGACCCCGCCCTGACCGCCCGTCAGGCTCGGGGTGAAGGAGACCTCGCCGCGGTACGCGAGCATGGCGCCGCGCTGGCTGAACATCTTCTGACCCGGGATCACCTGGGCCTCGACCATCTTCGAGTTGATCTCGCGGAACGGCATCAGATGTCGCCCCCGACGGTGTTGCGCTCGCTGGGCTGCACGTAGACCAGGCCCTCGCCCTCGAAGCGGATCTGGAACGCCTCGCCGGAGCCCTCGCCGATGAGTGTGCGGAAGTTCACACCGGACTGGAAGGACTGCTGGAGGTTGCCCGTGTGCGCGATGTACGCGCCGGGGTCGACGGACAGCGGGTACTGGGCGCTCACGCGCAGCACCACGGCCGGCCCGTCGGACATGATCGCGGCCTGGCCCGAGCCCTCGACGGTCGTGGTGAAGAGGCCGTTGCCGGTCGTCGCGCCGCGCAGGCCGGTGAAGGTGGTGCCGGTCCGCAGACCGGCGTCGGTGCACAGCAGGTTGCTGGACTCGACGTAGAGCTTCTCACCGCGCAGGGAGACCAGGTTGATCTCGCTCGCGCGGTCGGCGAAGAAGCAGGTGCCGTGCCCCTGCACTTCCATCACTGTCATCTGTTCGCCGGTCAGCCGGCGGGTCACCATGCCGCGGAGGCCTTCGCCGCCGCCGGTCATCTTCTTGAAGGCCATCTGCCCGTCGTACGCGACCATGGAGCCGTTCTTCGCTTTCACGGCATCCCCGGTCAGGTCGACGGCCAGCACCTTGCTGCCTTGGAGTCGGAACTGAGCCACGGGAAGACGTTATCGGCACCGGGCGACCCCGAACAGGGCCCTGTGGACGATATATGCCACACCCGGGAGATATGGGGGCGACCGGGCCCGGCCCTCGCGGGCCCAGGAGCGGGACGGGGCCGGGTCAAGATCCCGTAAAGCGGCTGAGACACTGGGAAGGACCCTGGCCTCCACCCCGAAGGTTCCACGTGGACATCAAGACCGCCTCCGCCCTGCACCGGCTCCGCCTCGTCTCCGTACCGGAGGCGCTGTCGTTCCCGGCCCTGCTGATCTTCGGTTCGCTGCTGAGCCGGGTCTCGGACATCGACTACCTGCTGATGCCGCTGGGCTTCCTGCACGCGATCCTGTTCATGATCTACGGGGTGCTGCTGCTGGACGTCTGGTACAAGGCGAAGTGGCCTTTCAAGAAGGTCCTGTTCTTCTTCGTCCTCTCCGTGGTGCCCCTGGGCGGCCTCTACGGCGACAAGCTGCTCAAGCGGGAAGAGGCGGACAGCGTGGTGGCGGCCCGCGTCGCGCGTGAGGCGGCCCAGGCGTGATCGTCGCGTTCTCGGTGACCCCGCTGGGGGTCGGTGAAGAGGTCGGCGAGTACGTCGCCGACGCGGTCCGGGTGGTCCGCGAGTCCGGGCTGCCGAACCGCACCGACGCGATGTTCACCACCGTGGAAGGTGAGTGGGACGAGGTCATGGACGTGGTCCGGCGCGCGGTGGCCGTCGTGGAGGAACGGGCGCCGCGCGTCTCCTTCATCCTCAAGGCCGACATCCGTCCCGGGGTCCACGACGGGATCACCTCCAAGGTCGAGACGGTGGAGCGGCACCTGGCCGAGGGCTGAACCGCCCTCACCCGCCCGACATCCGCCGATACTTCCGAAAGCGCCCCCGGCCCACAGGCCGGGGGCGCTTTCGCATGCCCGCGTGCCCGGGCCGACCTCGTTTGAGCGATCGCTCAATTTCTCCTAGGGTGCCGGTTGAGCG comes from Streptomyces virginiae and encodes:
- a CDS encoding AIM24 family protein; its protein translation is MTGGPGGPTVYDPYTLPSDDNVNAYTFCVELKGSQWFLQKGKMISYYGHIEFNGIGNGRFDRLLRTSFHSPLHASDWVVAEGSGKMLLADRAFDVNSYDLDNGNLTIRSGNLLAYQPSLALKQSIVPGFLTLIGTGKFVAASNGPVVFMEPPLRVDPQALVGWADCPSPCHHYDHGYMTGVMGGLRSLTGIGGSSGEEHQFEFVGAGTVLLQSSEMLMAEQAIGAVGAGAATGNAQGVPGAGQGPMGQLGVPRMPGQLGDLQRRLGL
- a CDS encoding AIM24 family protein; the encoded protein is MPFREINSKMVEAQVIPGQKMFSQRGAMLAYRGEVSFTPSLTGGQGGVMGMIGRRVANEQTPLMAVEGSGTVMFGHGGHHIQVINLTGETLYVEADRLLAFDGTLQQGTMFMGSQGGVMGMVRGQVTGQGLFTTTLKGHGSVAVMAHGGVIELPITPQRPIHVDPQAYVAHHGDVRNKLSTALGWRDMVGRGSGEAFQLELSGQGAVYVQASEEKL
- a CDS encoding AIM24 family protein, whose protein sequence is MAQFRLQGSKVLAVDLTGDAVKAKNGSMVAYDGQMAFKKMTGGGEGLRGMVTRRLTGEQMTVMEVQGHGTCFFADRASEINLVSLRGEKLYVESSNLLCTDAGLRTGTTFTGLRGATTGNGLFTTTVEGSGQAAIMSDGPAVVLRVSAQYPLSVDPGAYIAHTGNLQQSFQSGVNFRTLIGEGSGEAFQIRFEGEGLVYVQPSERNTVGGDI
- a CDS encoding DUF3817 domain-containing protein; protein product: MDIKTASALHRLRLVSVPEALSFPALLIFGSLLSRVSDIDYLLMPLGFLHAILFMIYGVLLLDVWYKAKWPFKKVLFFFVLSVVPLGGLYGDKLLKREEADSVVAARVAREAAQA
- a CDS encoding MTH1187 family thiamine-binding protein, coding for MIVAFSVTPLGVGEEVGEYVADAVRVVRESGLPNRTDAMFTTVEGEWDEVMDVVRRAVAVVEERAPRVSFILKADIRPGVHDGITSKVETVERHLAEG